The sequence tgacctggtgatccgcccgcttcgacctcccaaagtgctgggattacaggcgtgaggcacagCGCCAGCCTAATTGATCATCTTTAGACTGTGTTCTTAGATAGGATTACTTTTGAGTTTTCCCTGATGAGAATATCAATTACGCATCATTCCATTCCAAGTCCGCAGTCGCCTCCCTGGAACACCATTTGGTAACTTATGAGGCATAACCCTGTTCAGGCTCCCAGGGCTATTAtgcacattttctaaaatttcaggCATGTTGATCTTTGCACTGTGATTACTTTTTCATCAAAACCCACACAGAGGGATGTGGAGTGACCGTAATGTGAGTGCTGCTGGGGCAGGGGGTACCGGCCATCCCGGAGGTGTGAGGGGCAGGTACCTGGAGCCTGGCTTCTGGCTACACCGGGCACTGCACCACGAGCTCCCCGTGACCCGTGAGGTTGCCCTTCAAGGCAAGTGTACCTGTCGCCTGGCTCTGGCCCTTTGCTCAACCCAATGGCCGCTTTGTGGCTGACAGGCAAGTGGATGTAGCTGGCACCCTTGGGCCAGCCCAGCCTCCATTTCTCCAGCTGTCCCCAGAGCCAACGTGCCTCTTCTTTGCAGTCACACGGAAGCtctgcagcctggacaacgggGACTGTGACCAGTTCTGCCACGAGGAACAGAACTCTGTGGTGTGCTCCTGCGCCCGCGGGTACACCCTGGCTGACAACGGCAAGGCCTGCATTCCCACAGGTAGGAGGCACGTTGGGCCACAGCCGCCAGCTGCCGCTGGGCCGGGCCAGGGAGGACAAGCCCATGCCGGGGGGCGGGGACACAGGCATGTTCTGGGCGGGCCTGGCAGGTAACAGTGACACCAAGAGGACAGGACTGAGCCCTGGGCTCTGGGCCCAGGTGGTTCAAACATGAAGACCATGAGGTTTGGAAACAGACCCATTATTTCTGTAAGCCAGATCTGCTGTTtaacctcagcttccccatctgaCAAATGGGACCAACACTATTGCCTGACTGCTTGGGTGATCCCTGGAGCACTTTGCACGATGCCTGGCCCACCGCAGGCCCTCAGTCTGCGTTTGGACTGTGGGGGGATCCAGTGCAAGGGCTCAAAGCACCAGGGCAGGCAAAGGGCAGAGCTGGCCCGAGGAACTGGAGCTAAGGTGCGGGGCTGGGATGGGAGTCAGAGGACGCTCAGGCTCTGAGCTCCTTTTACCAGGACCAGTGTGCATTGAAcgtagtttttcttttccttgatgaATGTGGACAACAGGCGGCCAGAGGGCAGTGAGCACAGGACAGGCAGGGGACTGGGCAGGGTGGGGACGAGCCTCCCTGTCCTGACCCCGTGGGCATTGCCTACGCTGGGCTTGCCTGGCTGCCGGCACTTCCACACGGCCAGCACAGGTGAGGCCCTCGAAGGTGGGGCCTAGGCATCACAGCTGCACCTTGCACAGCGACCCCACTCCCACTCATAGCTGGCCCGACCCGCAGCGTTGGCCTCACCCAGGGGCATATTCGAAGGGCAGAGTTCCAGGCCCGCCTTTTCAAGAGCCTGGTGACCCAGCTCACCTTCCGGCTTCAGGTGCGGCTCAGCCCCCAGACCGTGTTCTGCCCCTGGCTACCATGACTGTCCCCTCCAGACACAGGTTACTCCCGAGTGTTCTGTCACTCTTCCTTTCATATCCTTCTTACCGAAAACAATTTACTTCCAAAGATGAGTGATCAAGAAAAGACCAGGTTCCATATGCATCCTTCAAGCGCTGCTTCAATTATGTGCCTGAAACATCTCAGCAAGTGAAAGACACTGTGGCTGACCTTGCTACTGGCAATGACATTCAAGCTTAAGctggttaaaaaatattttaactgaagTCATTTCTTGACATACACAcgaatattttttaattctagaaaCAATCACAAATCCATTTAAAACCAagtgtgggccgggtgcagtagctcatgcctgtaatcccagcattttgggaggccaaggcgggcggatcatgaggtcaggagatggagaccatcctggctaacacagtgaaaccccgtctctagtaaaaatacaaaaaaaaaaaaaaaaaattagctgggcatggtggtgcacgcctgtagtcccagctgctcaggaggctgaggcaagagaatggcgtgaacctgggaggtggagcttgcactgagcactgagccgagattgcgccactgcgctccagcctgggcaacagagtgagactctgtctcaaaaaaaaaaaaaaaaaaaaatcaaaaggcaaatgtgatgtgtgaaaataaaattacataatctACTTCATAGTGCAAAAAGttcaggctgggcaaggtggctcacgcctgtaatcccagcactttgggaagccaaggtgggtggatcacctgaggtcaggagttcaagaccggcctggccaacatggtgaaaccctgtctctataaaaaaaaaatacaaaaacttagctgggcatggtggcgcacccctgtaatcccagctactcgggaggctgaggcaggagaatcgcctgaacccaggaggtggaggttgcaatgagccaagatcatgccattgcactccagcctgggagacgagagaaactccatctcaaaaaaaaaaaaaaagttcagttccAAATAATGGATGAACTCAGAACTTGGAAGGGTGGTGACTGCACACATGGACAGAGCTGAGGCACAGCGGGGTGAAGGCCCCTGCGGCTGGCAAATTCACCGGAGCCTCCTCAGACTGTGCAGGAGCACAGCAAGTAAACAGCTAAGCTGTGCCCATCTGACCCCAGACACGTGTGGCCACAGAGAAGCCCCTTGCCATCCATttcccccctcctctcctctcctgctccccCACACCCCTGCCTTCCTCCACCATGTTTCAGCCATTCTCTTGGCCTTGGTGCCCTAATTGGCCGTTATACAAAAGGAAGCTTCCTAACATCTCAGCGTGGCCTCTCTGGGAGCTGTGCTATTCCAGACGCTCTCCTGTGCCTCCAGTTGTTTGCGTGCgctattccttctgcctgaaaacttttttttcttcaatgtttCATTAGGAAAAGTTTTCCAACACACAGCACACTGGAAAGAATTTTGCAGGGAGCCGCACACGCCCAGCACTTGGGTTCTCCTGTTGGCATCCTCCGGCCAGATGCATTCATCCCATTTCGCCCAGCCCGTTTGTCTCTGTCCATCCGTCAAGCTTTCTTGACTTCTTGGTGCCTTTTCAGGCAAACCGCAGACGCCAACACTCCCCTCGCTGCCTGGGTTGCTGCCTGGCGTCCAGTGTTCACAGGCGGTCACCTCAGGGGAGGCCAACGCTGGGACAGCTGTGCTCACCTGCAGATCCGACCCCTGCCGATGACGTGGGGCCTCGCCCCGCAAGCCTGCTGCCCCTCCGGCTGCCCCTGCGCTCTGCCTCCCGGCTCTCTGACTCTTCTCCCGCAGGGTAAGCTGTGCAGGCTACGGGGAGCCTCTCTCTGTGCTGAAGGCCCCGGCCATCCTCTTTCTTTCAGGGCCCTACCCCTGTGGGAAACAGACCCTGGAACGCAGGAAGAGGTCAGTGGCCCAGGCCACCAGCAGCAGCGGGGAGGCCCCTGACAGCATCACATGGAAGCCGTATGACGCAGCCGACCTGGACCCCACCGAGAATCCCTTCGACCTGCTTGACTTCAACCAGACGCAGCCTGAGAGGGGCGACAACAACCTCACCAGGATCGTGGGAGGCCAGGAATGCAAGGACGGGGAGTGTCCCTGGCAGGTAACAGTAGGATGTCCCCTCGGGCCTGCTGGAGAGACCACCTGTCCCGCTGTGCACCTCGGGGAGGCCAGCCTGACACTTGGAATAGCAATCCGGGAAGGAACTGTTCCGAACTAGGACAGAGGGGCTCCGCCACCCAAGCCTGCCTGCCTGTCCCGTCCCTCCAGGCAGCCAAGGAGGCTGTGAGCTCCACAGGGAAGTGGCCGGGGCTGAGGGAGAGGCTGGGCCCAGGCAACGCCCCCCTCAGCCCCTTCCCACTGGGCATTTCCATGGCTGCCCGTGGCATGCCCAGGACGATGCTGTCCTGTGAAacagaagagagggagaaggcGCAGCCACACGCTCAAGTGTCCTCAAACCTCCCCTACACCAGGAGACAGGGCTAAAGCCAGGGAGCCACCCACGCTGCAGGGGCATCAGCGGGCAGGAGGACGGTGCCGGGTGGGCAAGGCCTCCATCTGCTCTTCTGTTTGACGGGAGGCAGAAAGAGTTGGTGTCCTCgcttcatttctaattttggaatttttttaccCAAACACCTAAATCCTATGGAGGTAGATAGTACCTTAGAGAAAAACACATCTACTTATTTtcaaaggtaaaaaagaaaatcactctttgaggtttttttgttaagagacagtaccttgctctgttgcccaggctggagtgcagtgtcgcgatctcggctcactgcaacctccacctcctgggttcaagcgattctcatgcctcagactcccaagtagctggaattacgggcgCCCGCTacctacacctggctaattttttttttttttttttttttgagacggagtctcgctctgtcgcccaggctggagtgcagcggcgcgatctcggctcactgcaagctccgcctcccgggttcatcacgtcattctcctgcttcagcctcccgagtagctgggactacaggcgcccgccaacacgcccggctaattttttttgtatttttagtagagatggggtttcaccgtgttagccaggatggtctccatctcctgacctggtgatctgcccacctcagcctcccaaagtgctgggattacaggcgtgagccactgtgcccggccatgcctggctaatttttttatttttaatagagacaggaatttcaccatgttggccaggctggtctcaaactccaggcctcatgtgatccaccctcctcagccacccaaagtgctggagttacaggtgtgagccactataccagGTCTTAATCTTTGATTGTTGATTTGGACTAATGCTGCCagattaaacaaataaaagcacaatactttcaattaaatttcaatttcacataaactagaaatacattaaacaaataaaaacacaatacttTCAATTAAATGTCAATTTCACATAAACTAGAAATACTTTCAGTGTAAGTATGTTCCAAGTATCGCATGAAGCATACATATGCGAAAAATTATTTGCTGTTTATCTGATTCAAGTCAAACTAGGTGTattagttttcacactgctgatacatacatacccgagactgggtaatttataaagaaaaagaggttgaatgaactcacagttccacatggctggggaggcctcaccatcacGGTGGAAGgcgcaaggcacgtcttacatggcagcagcaagacagagaatgagagaacaagcaaaaggggtttccccttagaaaaccatcagctcttgtgagacttattcacttccaccagaacagcatggggaaaccaccctcacgattcagttacctcccaccaggtccctcccacaacacatgggaaatatgggagctacagtttgagatgagatttgggtggggacacagccaaaccttgttgctgggcatcctgtattttctcTGGCAATCCTCACTTGGACTTGAATTTTCAGCGCCCAAAACCAGAATGTCCTCTCCTACAAGCAAGAATCTCAGAGCTGCCAGCGCCCCCATGAATTCCCCCAGGTCTTCCCCTACCCCAGACTGTGTGGCGGGTGAGCCTCTGTCTAACTATAAAGAGCCAAGCGAGAGAGGGATGCACTGAGGTGGCTCTGCAATGCATGTTTGTTGAGGGCcttctgtgtgtcaggcactgagcCGGGTGCTGTGTAGGTGGGATATGAAACCGTGAAGCCTCTCTGTGACCAATACACAGAAATCTCAACCTAGTTAGGGAGCTGAGACCGAAATCCTCCCAGTCCCAGGCACTGTGTGGTTGGGGCAAGAACCTCGATGCAGGAGACCCCACAGAGGATGAGCAGGAAAAGCTTCTTGTGGGGCTGAGGAGCTGGACCTGGAGCTGCAGGCGGGGTTTTGGAGGGGGTCCTGGGCTGGGGGACCAGGGCGGGGCGCCCTGGAGGGCTCACTGGAGGGGCCCTCGCCCAGTCTATTGAGGTTTGCGATTCTTGTTTCCTGGTTCGAGTCTTGGCAAGTGGCCTCATCTGCATCTTTAGGAAGAACGGTTGGTGTTCATGTCTTAGAAAGCCTGACTTTCCCTCATGTAAGCTGGATGATGAGTTGACAAATTATGCAAAAAAGAGGCAAAAACATGACCCCTTTTCTAGCCATGaatgttttaagaaatgttttaagaCTCAGTATTGTCAGTAGTTTCATTGGTCTGTACATGTGCCCAGCCACTATCACAGGACGGGAAACtccccagagaaaagaaaaccaaaatatgcCCGGGCTCCAAACTTGCAAGTCCAGCTCCCTAGGGACAGCATGTGGCACCCCTGTCAGTGCTTGCTCCCCTGGGACCGTGTTCCAAGTCCTGGCAGGTAGGAGACCCTTCACAGGAGCTGCCACAGGGACCCCCAGGAAGTCACCTGGGGTGGAGGTGTCCGTGCACCATGGGGGACAGGCTCACACTGCTGAACCGTCGGGACACCAGGCAGGCACACCGGTTGTGGCAGATGTTTCTGCACAGACTGGCGTCTCCTGGTCCCAGGTAGAAATCCTGCCACAGAGACAGGAAAGGCTGCTCCCACAGGGAGCATCTTTTCCAAAGCATGGACAGATGTGTCGTGTGCATGAGACTTTAGAGAGCTCTGTGATGGAGTTGGTAGAAAGAAGAGATGACTCCCTATATCAGTGAGTGTGTGGCACAGGCAGAGAAAAGAGACAGACAAGGAACTGTCCTTGGGTGGATGGCAGGAGACCGAAGAGGACAGCTTGGCATGGGGAGGGCCGGGCAGTGCCACCTGAAGAGCTGGCTTCTCAGTCAGGCAACACCTGTCCACCTGGCCAGCCACACTGAGCCTGTCACGTCTGTCACAGGCCCTGCTCATCAATGAGGAAAACGAGGGGTTCTGTGGTGGAACCATTCTGAGTGAGTTCTACATCCTAACGGCAGCCCACTGTCTCTACCAAGCCAAGAGATTCAAGGTGAGGGTAGGTAAGTGACCAACAGCCCCCAGGGCCGTGGTGGGGGGCACTGTCACTGTCTGCTTTTCAGAAACCACTAAAGCTGATGGAATTTGTTGGGAACACTGGTTGAAATCCTGAAATCCTATTTGTAGGGGTTAGGGGCatttcacagaggaagaagatgaggaagcagaggaaggggaagagtggggaggaggacggggaggggaggggaaccAGCCCAGCCCTTCTCCCACTGGGTGTCCAGGTCTCGGGTCTCCGAGTCTCTGGGTCCTGGGTCTCTGGGTCTGCATGTCCAGCTAATGTTCTGTGTCTCAGTGTCTTTTACTGGGAGCCTTCCAGACCTCCCTTGCTCTTTAACATACTCTGAACACCAAGCACCTCtgtctcttctatttttatttgtgggATTGTTTCATTAACATCTGTCTTTGTCCACTAGACCCTAGAGCTGCTCAGTACAAACCCAACACAAGCTACAAATGCAAGCAATATATGTAAACTGATATTTTTCTAACATTAAATGttctattatacattttaaaatataaaaaaacaggctgggtgtggtggctcatgcctgtaatctcagcactttgggaggctgaggcgggcagatcacctgaggtcaggagttcgagatcagcctggccagcatggcgaaaccccatctctactaaaaaatacaaaaattagccgggcatggtggcacaggtctgtaatcccagctacttgggaagctgaggcaggagaaccacttgaacccgggaggcggaggttgcagtgagctgagattgtgccattgcactccagcccaggcgacagagcaaaactctgtctcaaaaaaaaaaaaaaatatatatatatatatatatatatatacacacacacacacacacagatttccataatatatcttatttaactcaacatattgaaaatattactttttccaTGTGTAATCATGTTAAAGGTGTAATAACACATTCCGCACATTTTCTTTCATGCTAAGTCTCTATTTTACATTCATGGCACAACTATTTTACACTCTCAGCCGGCGGCCACACCGCACAATCTGGGTCTGGGATGCCAAAAGCCTTCGGCCCTGGGACGCCTCGTTGGTGCCCACGACTGGCACAGACGATGCACCCGCCGAAGGACACAAGAGTGGCGGCCGTCTAAAGAACTAAACGTGTGAGACAGGACCAGTGGTTCCCTGGGTAGCAAGGCTGACAGGCACTTTTATTTGCTGCTTTGCACTTCcctctatttttcaaattttcaaaagtgATCACGtgccatttttaatttaaaaaaatatatataacttccTTAAAAAGCAACGGATGTGCGAGAGCATGTCCCCGGCTGAGCTGAGCACAGTCCCACCCGTCTGTCCCAGGGGACCGGAACACGGAGCAGGAGGAGGGCGGTGAGGCGGTGCACGAGGTGGAGGTGGTCATCAAGCACAACCGGTTCACAAAGGAGACCTATGACTTCGACATCGCCGTGCTCCGGCTCAAGACCCCCATCACCTTCCGCATGAACGTGGCGCCCGCCTGCCTCCCCGAGCGTGACTGGGCCGAGTCCACGCTGATGACGCAGAAGACGGGGATTGTGAGCGGCTTCGGGCGCACCCACGAGAAGGGCCGGCAGTCCACCAGGCTCAAGATGCTGGAGGTGCCCTACGTGGACCGCAACAGCTGCAAGCTGTCCAGCAGCTTCATCATCACCCAGAACATGTTCTGTGCCGGCTACGACACCAAGCAGGAGGATGCCTGCCAGGGGGACAGCGGGGGCCC comes from Pan troglodytes isolate AG18354 chromosome 14, NHGRI_mPanTro3-v2.0_pri, whole genome shotgun sequence and encodes:
- the F10 gene encoding coagulation factor X encodes the protein MGRPLHLVLLSASLAGLLLLGESLFIRREQANNILARVTRANSFLEEMKKGHLERECMEETCSYEEAREVFEDSDKTNEFWNKYKDGDQCETSPCQNQGKCKDGLGEYTCTCLEGFEGKNCELFTRKLCSLDNGDCDQFCHEEQNSVVCSCARGYTLADNGKACIPTGPYPCGKQTLERRKRSVAQATSSSGEAPDSITWKPYDAADLDPTENPFDLLDFNQTQPERGDNNLTRIVGGQECKDGECPWQALLINEENEGFCGGTILSEFYILTAAHCLYQAKRFKVRVGDRNTEQEEGGEAVHEVEVVIKHNRFTKETYDFDIAVLRLKTPITFRMNVAPACLPERDWAESTLMTQKTGIVSGFGRTHEKGRQSTRLKMLEVPYVDRNSCKLSSSFIITQNMFCAGYDTKQEDACQGDSGGPHVTRFKDTYFVTGIVSWGEGCARKGKYGIYTKVTAFLKWIDRSMKTRGLPKAKSHAPEVITSSPLK